Proteins encoded by one window of Salvia splendens isolate huo1 chromosome 5, SspV2, whole genome shotgun sequence:
- the LOC121802897 gene encoding uncharacterized protein LOC121802897: MASFYYYCLLLVVVLLSAAGTSGRPNVDNVPEFARWLVHKGKWGVISFNSPVFVPQGYIASYADAGTGSPYFYLSTLDPVGMVVPTDARGSLTVSEISFDGCGGQEAQNPSCAKISLSSEFQLLMLPGDSEEGAKAERALFKAHPSFSGFPKMNRTFAVYKLIVDEIFLVNKMAPSRSLSVEEYFED, from the exons ATGGCTTCTTTTTACTACTACTGCCTTCTTCTAGTTGTAGTGTTGCTGAGTGCCGCGGGCACATCGGGCCGCCCCAACGTGGATAACGTTCCAGAGTTTGCCCGGTGGCTTGTCCACAAGGGCAAGTGGGGGGTGATCTCGTTCAACAGCCCCGTGTTTGTACCCCAAGGGTACATTGCATCCTACGCGGATGCAGGCACGGGGAGCCCCTACTTCTACCTCTCCACCCTCGACCCGGTCGGGATGGTTGTCCCCACGGACGCCCGAGGCAGCCTCACGGTCAGTGAGATCTCATTCGACGGCTGCGGCGGTCAAGAGGCGCAGAATCCCTCCTGCGCCAAGATCTCTCTCTCCAGCGAG TTTCAGCTTCTCATGCTGCCGGGGGACTCGGAGGAGGGTGCAAAGGCGGAGCGGGCTTTATTCAAAGCCCACCCCTCCTTCTCCGGCTTCCCCAAGATGAACCGCACATTTGCCGTCTACAAATTGATTGTTGACGAGATCTTCCTCGTCAACAAGATGGCGCCGTCCCGGTCCCTCTCGGTGGAGGAATACTTCGAGGATTGA